CGCTTGAGACGATGGGCAAGGTGCAGGAGCGCCTTGCCGTGATCGACGAAGCGCAACGCAACATTGCAACACTCGGCAGTCAGATCGTGGGGCTGCAGGACATTCTCTCCAACAAGCAGAGTCGCGGCGCCTTCGGCGAACTCCAACTCAACGATCTCGTCAGAACGATCCTGCCGCCCAGCGCCTACCGCTTCCAGGCCACGCTGTCGAACGGCAACCGGGCCGATTGCCTCCTCGACCTGCCCAATCCGCCCGGCAGTATCGTGGTCGACGCCAAGTTCCCGCTCGACGGCTATCGCGCCCTGCGCGACGCGACCACGCACGACGACACGCTGAAGGCCCAGCGGCAGTTCCGCGACGACATCACCAAACACATCCGGGATATTGCCGAGAAGTACATCCTCGCAGGCGAGACGGCCGAATCGGCGATCATGTTCCTGCCCAGCGAGGCGGTCTACGCCGAGCTTCACGCCAACTTCGAAGCCGTGGTCGAGGATTCCTATCGCCACAGGGTGTTCATCGTCTCACCGACCACGCTCATGGCGACCCTCAACACCATCCGTGCCGTCCTGAAGGATGCCCGCATGCGCGAACAGGCCGGCGTGATCCAACACGAGCTGACCCGCATGCTCGACGACGTGCGCCGCCTGGGCGAGCGCGTCGAAAAGCTCGACCGCCACTTCAACCAGGCCGGCGAAGACGTCCGCCAGATCCGCATCTCCACCGACAAGATCGCCGGAAAGGCCGAGAAGATCGCCGAACTGGAGATGGAGGAGGAGAGCGACGAGGCCGTTGTGGCCGGACCGCGCCTTGTGGGACAATCGGATGGTGACTAGGGGTGGATGGCGACGAGGGGCGGATGGCGACGAGGGGTCGGCCAAAGTTTGTCGGGAATGGCAATCCGATGTCCGGTCCCCACGCCGTTCCATTGAGGGTGATGATCGCGGATTGGACCCGGTCGGGCCGAGTCCGCCGCCATTTCTTGACCGCGTCGGGAGCGACGGGGAGGAGTTGACTTGGATCCTGCAGTAGCGATCGGCGGCGCAGCCGTCTTCGTGATCGTCCTGGCCATCATGGCCATGATTGTCGTTTACATGTCCGTGGTGACCGTGCGCCAAGGCTACGAGCACACCCTCGTGCGCTTCGGTCGTTACACACGCACGCTGCGGCCCGGCCTCAATGTCATCGTGCCGTTCATCGACCGCATCGGGCGGCGCATGAATATGATGGAGACGGTCATCAACGTGCCCGAACAGGAGGTCATCACCCGCGACAATGCGATGGTTACGGTCGATGGCGTGATGTTCTTCCAGGTTCTGGAAGCGGCCAAGGCGGCCTACGAGGTCACCGACCTCGAAGGGGCGATCATCAACCTCTCGATGACCAACATCCGGACGGTCATGGGCTCGATGGATCTCGACGAGCTGCTGAGCCACCGCGATCGGATCAACGCCCAGCTTCTGAAAGTGGTCGACGAGGCAACCTCGGTCTGGGGCGTGAAGGTCACCCGTATCGAAATTCTCAAGATTCAGCCGCCCAACGATCTCGTCATGTCGATGGCGCGTCAGATGAAAGCCGAGCGCGAGAAGCGCGCGAACATCCTGGAAGCCGAAGGCGTGCGGCAGGCCGACATTCTGAAATCTGAAGGCGAGAAGCAGTCTGCCATCCTGAAGGCCGAGGGCGAGCGCGAAGCGGCTTTCCGCGACGCCGAGGCCCGCGAGCGTCTGGCCGAGGCCGAAGCCTTCGCCACCAACGAGGTGAGCCAGGCCATCGCTGAAGGCAACATCCAGGCGATCAACTACTTCGTCGCCCAGCGCTATGTCGATGCGCTGATGGCCTACACACGCTCGCACGGCGAGAAGGTGCTTTTCCTGCCGCTCGAAGCCTCGACCGTCGTCGGCACGGTGGGCGGTATCGGCGACCTTGCCAATGCCGCACGCAACAACCGCGGTGGGGAGGGCTGAGCCATGATCTATGTCATCGGTGTCTTTGCCGTCCTCGCCATCATTCTGGTCTTCAAGGCGGTCAAGATCGTGCCCCAGGGCAACTGCTTCACCGTCGAGCGCTTCGGACGTTTCATCCGCACGCTGACGCCCGGCCTCACAGTGATCGTGCCGTTCATCGATCGCATTGGCGCACGCATCAACGTGATGGAAAACGTGCTGGAGGTACCGGAACAGGACGTCATCACCCAGGACAACGCCATGGTCGCGGTCGACGGCGTGGTGTTCTTTCAGGTCATGGAACCGGCCAGTGCGGCCTACGAGGTCAACGATCTTCATCGGGCGATCACAAACCTCGCCATGACCAACATCCGTACCGTCATGGGTTCAATGGCGCTCGACGAACTGCTGAGCCAGCGCGACCGGATTAACCAGACGATCCTGGGCGTGGTCGACGAGGCGACCTCGACCTGGGGCGTGAAGGTCACCCGCGTCGAGATCAAGAACATCGAGCCGCCTCGCGACCTGGTCGATGCCATGGCGCGTCAGATGAAGGCCGAGCGTGACCGTCGCGCGACCATCCTGGATGCCGAGGGCGTGAAGCAGTCGGACATCCTGGTCGCCGAAGGTCAGAAGCGATCGCTGATCCTGGAGGCCGAGGGACGCCGCGAAGCCGCCTTCCGCGAGGCCGAGGCGCGGGAGCGTGCTGCCCAGGCCGAGGCCAAGGCCACCCGCGACGTCTCCGGGGCCATCGCTCGCGGCGATCTGCAGGCGATCAACTACTTCGTGGCACAGAAGTATGTCGATGCGCTCAAGGCGCTCGCCGATGCGCCCAACCAGAAGATCCTTTTCCTGCCGCTTGAGGCCGCGGACACGATCGGCGCCATCGGCAGCGTGACCGAGATCGTCCGCGAGGCCTTCGGCGGCGGGTCCGGCGCGTCACCGAGTCAACCGCCGGCAAGCACCGCCACGCGCAGCGCCCCGCACACACGTCCGCAGCCGGTCCAGCCACCACCCGCGCCCGAACCAGCCACCCGCTCGTACGAGTCACGACCCTCGCGCAGCCCCTGGGACCCGTGAGCGGAGGACGCTGAGACATGTTCGACACACTGCTCTACTGGCACTGGTGGATCCTGGCCGTCGTTCTGATCATCCTGGAACTGACGATCTCCGGCACCTTCTTCTTCCTGTTCCTCGGCGGTGCGGCCGTCATCGTGGGACTGGCCGCCATGATCCCCGGCGTGACGTGGGAGATTCAGCTCTTTCTCTTCGCGACACTGTCGATCGTCTCGGTGTTCTCCTGGCGCAAGTGGAAACCCAAACCGCGGGAAAGCGAACACCCCACGCTCAACAAGCGGGGCCATCAGTACATCGACCGTCAGTTCACCCTGGGTGA
The genomic region above belongs to Rhodospirillales bacterium and contains:
- a CDS encoding NfeD family protein — encoded protein: MFDTLLYWHWWILAVVLIILELTISGTFFFLFLGGAAVIVGLAAMIPGVTWEIQLFLFATLSIVSVFSWRKWKPKPRESEHPTLNKRGHQYIDRQFTLGEPIVNNTGKLIVADTTWKITGPDLPSGTQVTVVEVVGTALRVEKTGAEAG
- the rmuC gene encoding DNA recombination protein RmuC gives rise to the protein MRRRDDPAQAELARRVTDMATLMTSSQAVLTDRLGQIEQTSQSAQDVLATRLNEQEKKLTAELNQRLDAIQQRVGNSLQESTKQTLETMGKVQERLAVIDEAQRNIATLGSQIVGLQDILSNKQSRGAFGELQLNDLVRTILPPSAYRFQATLSNGNRADCLLDLPNPPGSIVVDAKFPLDGYRALRDATTHDDTLKAQRQFRDDITKHIRDIAEKYILAGETAESAIMFLPSEAVYAELHANFEAVVEDSYRHRVFIVSPTTLMATLNTIRAVLKDARMREQAGVIQHELTRMLDDVRRLGERVEKLDRHFNQAGEDVRQIRISTDKIAGKAEKIAELEMEEESDEAVVAGPRLVGQSDGD
- a CDS encoding SPFH/Band 7/PHB domain protein, with product MAMIVVYMSVVTVRQGYEHTLVRFGRYTRTLRPGLNVIVPFIDRIGRRMNMMETVINVPEQEVITRDNAMVTVDGVMFFQVLEAAKAAYEVTDLEGAIINLSMTNIRTVMGSMDLDELLSHRDRINAQLLKVVDEATSVWGVKVTRIEILKIQPPNDLVMSMARQMKAEREKRANILEAEGVRQADILKSEGEKQSAILKAEGEREAAFRDAEARERLAEAEAFATNEVSQAIAEGNIQAINYFVAQRYVDALMAYTRSHGEKVLFLPLEASTVVGTVGGIGDLANAARNNRGGEG
- a CDS encoding SPFH/Band 7/PHB domain protein; the protein is MIYVIGVFAVLAIILVFKAVKIVPQGNCFTVERFGRFIRTLTPGLTVIVPFIDRIGARINVMENVLEVPEQDVITQDNAMVAVDGVVFFQVMEPASAAYEVNDLHRAITNLAMTNIRTVMGSMALDELLSQRDRINQTILGVVDEATSTWGVKVTRVEIKNIEPPRDLVDAMARQMKAERDRRATILDAEGVKQSDILVAEGQKRSLILEAEGRREAAFREAEARERAAQAEAKATRDVSGAIARGDLQAINYFVAQKYVDALKALADAPNQKILFLPLEAADTIGAIGSVTEIVREAFGGGSGASPSQPPASTATRSAPHTRPQPVQPPPAPEPATRSYESRPSRSPWDP